From the genome of Hymenobacter cellulosilyticus, one region includes:
- a CDS encoding curli production assembly/transport protein CsgE — MATRVPTPKKVTAPVVAPPQALLALWWRPWMMGLGCWLLMVVATSAAQAQQASPPAAPKVAKEAEAAPLPAKKLEEALQLLLKATKKDSSQVATQRRRFRPTEIEGLVMDQTITKVGHDFYDAFYSIWEAPADAGDFTILIQEKPARGTSTLISVTVNDSELLELPLQPKPEVIEETASYAFEVTTQFLLQARNDSRLLEQNGNRQPAEVF, encoded by the coding sequence TGTGGTGGCCCCGCCCCAGGCCCTGCTGGCCTTGTGGTGGCGCCCCTGGATGATGGGACTGGGCTGCTGGCTGCTGATGGTAGTTGCTACTTCGGCGGCTCAGGCCCAGCAGGCCTCGCCACCGGCAGCACCCAAAGTGGCTAAGGAAGCCGAAGCTGCGCCCCTGCCAGCCAAAAAGCTGGAGGAAGCCCTGCAACTGCTGCTCAAAGCCACCAAGAAGGACAGCAGCCAGGTAGCCACGCAGCGGCGGCGCTTCCGGCCCACCGAAATTGAGGGCTTGGTCATGGACCAGACCATTACCAAAGTGGGCCACGACTTCTACGATGCCTTCTACAGCATCTGGGAGGCCCCGGCTGACGCCGGCGACTTTACCATCCTGATTCAGGAAAAGCCGGCCCGCGGCACCAGCACGCTGATTTCGGTGACAGTGAATGACAGTGAGCTGCTGGAGCTGCCGCTGCAGCCCAAGCCCGAGGTGATTGAGGAAACGGCCAGCTACGCCTTTGAAGTCACCACCCAGTTTCTGCTGCAGGCCCGCAACGACAGCCGCCTGCTGGAACAGAACGGCAACCGGCAGCCCGCCGAAGTTTTCTGA
- a CDS encoding curli assembly protein CsgF — protein MRGGNTFNYSWLLSAAQAQNTIADPAASTSLNPFQQDPLKQFEQNLNQQILGQLAQRLIGNQLGAAGQGLQEGSYSVGAYRINVVPTSGGFSVQITDSNTGNQTTVTIPYF, from the coding sequence ATTCGGGGCGGCAACACCTTCAATTATTCCTGGCTGCTGAGTGCCGCCCAGGCTCAGAACACCATTGCCGACCCGGCTGCGTCCACTTCGCTCAACCCTTTTCAGCAGGACCCGCTCAAGCAGTTCGAGCAAAACCTGAACCAGCAAATTCTGGGGCAGCTGGCCCAGCGCCTGATTGGCAACCAGCTGGGCGCGGCCGGGCAGGGCCTGCAGGAGGGAAGCTACTCCGTGGGCGCCTACCGCATTAACGTGGTGCCGACCAGCGGCGGCTTCTCGGTTCAGATAACCGACTCCAATACCGGTAATCAGACCACCGTTACCATTCCGTACTTCTAA
- a CDS encoding curli assembly protein CsgF, with product MKQLLLSGLFLLFLLLAGSGPAAAQDFVYEPKNPAFGAATPSIIPGC from the coding sequence ATGAAGCAACTCCTACTTTCCGGTCTGTTCCTGCTGTTCCTCTTGCTGGCCGGTTCCGGTCCGGCCGCCGCGCAGGACTTTGTGTATGAGCCCAAAAACCCGGCATTCGGGGCGGCAACACCTTCAATTATTCCTGGCTGCTGA